A single window of Paenibacillus sp. FSL H8-0537 DNA harbors:
- the infC gene encoding translation initiation factor IF-3 — translation MLMNEKIKASEVELTGLNGEPLGVVSRAEALALAKQHKADLVCLSIMSSPPPCKLMGRGTAKQEASQAKRQEKAQGQPVKVKELRLGIDIEQHDYDTKQRQAAKLLESGSAVQLVVRVQGGKQGAAGKTLLERLLADLAEQGKPQTGIQVSGKQVMVQVNPSRTGG, via the coding sequence ATGCTGATGAATGAGAAAATCAAAGCCTCTGAGGTGGAGCTGACTGGCCTAAACGGCGAGCCGCTTGGCGTCGTTTCCCGCGCCGAGGCACTCGCGCTGGCAAAGCAGCACAAGGCAGATCTCGTATGCTTGTCCATTATGAGCAGTCCGCCGCCCTGCAAGCTGATGGGACGCGGTACTGCGAAGCAGGAGGCTAGTCAAGCGAAACGGCAGGAGAAGGCGCAAGGCCAGCCAGTGAAGGTGAAGGAGCTGCGCCTTGGCATTGATATTGAACAGCATGATTATGACACGAAGCAGCGCCAGGCAGCGAAGCTGCTGGAGTCGGGTTCTGCGGTGCAGCTTGTTGTTCGCGTTCAAGGAGGCAAGCAGGGGGCTGCTGGCAAGACGCTGTTGGAGCGCCTGCTAGCCGATCTGGCAGAGCAAGGCAAGCCGCAGACAGGCATTCAAGTAAGCGGCAAGCAGGTCATGGTACAAGTTAACCCGTCAAGAACAGGCGGATAA
- a CDS encoding VanZ family protein, whose product METRSNRYIIGIWLVILAAWILFVFHLSSQSFDQQTIKPKLQAWIGQEQLIRLLPDLSITYLGKTIEAKSNPYHFVEFIFRKSAHLFVYAMLGAIWFMLLRVVMKGRLLAPAMLSLLAAVSLAALDERNQLTSLNRTGNRVDVVVDFTGACIGIAVCLLLLAMVKLFFRKGRSR is encoded by the coding sequence GTGGAAACTAGGAGCAACCGTTATATAATAGGGATATGGCTTGTTATTTTGGCCGCTTGGATTTTGTTTGTGTTTCATCTCTCCTCACAGTCCTTCGACCAGCAGACGATTAAGCCGAAGCTGCAAGCGTGGATTGGACAGGAGCAGCTGATCCGGCTGTTGCCTGATTTGTCGATTACGTATTTAGGCAAGACGATCGAGGCCAAATCGAACCCGTATCATTTTGTCGAATTTATTTTTCGCAAGAGCGCCCATCTGTTCGTTTATGCTATGCTAGGAGCAATCTGGTTTATGCTGCTGCGCGTCGTCATGAAGGGCCGTTTGCTTGCGCCGGCGATGCTGTCGCTTCTTGCGGCGGTGAGCCTGGCGGCGCTTGATGAGCGCAACCAATTAACCAGCCTGAACCGGACGGGCAACCGTGTGGATGTGGTCGTTGATTTTACAGGAGCGTGCATTGGAATTGCGGTGTGCCTGCTTCTGCTGGCAATGGTTAAGCTGTTTTTCAGAAAAGGAAGGTCGCGTTAA
- a CDS encoding nicotinate phosphoribosyltransferase: protein MNSANLTLHTDKYQINMMYAHWKNGTADTPAVFEAYFRKLPFGNGYAVFAGLERIVKYMEELCFGEEELAYLAEQEEQYEPAFLERLRQFRFNGSMYAMEEGTIVFANEPLIRVEGTIFESQLIETALLNFMNYQTLIATKASRIVQVADGDTLLEFGTRRAQEADAAVWGARAAYIAGFHATSNMRAGMLFGIPAKGTHAHSWVQGHDTEEEAFMKYAEALPDQVTLLVDTYDTLESGVPNAIKTARWLERQGKQLSAIRLDSGDLALLSKEARKQLDAAGLPHVKIVASNDLDETLIFNLKAQGARIDTWGVGTQLITAADQPSLGGVYKLTARWKDGRYVPVIKLSANPEKVTTPGRKDVFRIRNLNTGKARADYIALHGEEEKPDGSRLKLFDPLHPYLYKYVNGYEAVPLLKCIFDKGSLVYELPSLAQVRQFHQEQLSSFLPEVKRKLNPEFYPIHLSEKTWQMKMDLIQQHQE from the coding sequence GTGAATAGCGCAAACTTAACGCTGCATACGGATAAATATCAGATCAACATGATGTATGCGCATTGGAAAAATGGAACGGCAGATACGCCAGCGGTATTCGAGGCGTATTTCCGCAAGCTGCCTTTTGGCAATGGATATGCTGTATTTGCGGGACTTGAACGCATTGTGAAATATATGGAAGAGCTGTGCTTTGGCGAAGAGGAGCTTGCCTATTTGGCTGAGCAGGAGGAGCAATATGAGCCGGCTTTTCTCGAACGGCTGCGGCAGTTCCGCTTCAACGGCAGCATGTATGCGATGGAGGAAGGCACGATCGTATTCGCTAATGAGCCGCTGATTCGCGTAGAGGGTACGATATTTGAATCGCAGCTTATTGAGACGGCGCTGCTTAACTTTATGAATTACCAGACGCTGATTGCGACGAAAGCCTCGCGTATTGTGCAGGTTGCGGACGGCGATACGCTGCTGGAGTTTGGGACAAGGCGGGCGCAGGAGGCGGATGCCGCCGTATGGGGCGCGCGTGCCGCTTATATCGCCGGCTTCCATGCGACGTCCAATATGCGCGCGGGAATGCTGTTCGGCATCCCAGCTAAAGGGACACATGCCCATTCCTGGGTGCAGGGGCATGATACCGAGGAAGAAGCATTCATGAAATATGCCGAGGCGCTGCCGGATCAGGTGACGCTGCTCGTCGATACGTACGATACGCTGGAAAGCGGCGTGCCGAATGCGATTAAGACGGCTCGCTGGCTCGAGCGCCAAGGCAAGCAGCTCAGCGCGATTCGCCTCGACAGCGGCGACCTCGCGCTATTGTCCAAGGAGGCGCGCAAGCAGCTGGATGCTGCGGGGCTGCCGCATGTGAAGATCGTCGCATCGAATGATCTCGATGAGACGCTGATCTTTAACCTCAAGGCGCAGGGGGCGCGCATTGATACGTGGGGTGTGGGCACGCAGCTGATTACCGCTGCGGACCAGCCTTCGCTGGGCGGCGTGTACAAGCTGACCGCACGCTGGAAGGACGGGCGTTACGTGCCCGTCATCAAGCTGTCTGCGAACCCCGAGAAGGTGACGACGCCGGGGCGCAAAGATGTGTTCCGTATCCGCAACCTGAATACGGGGAAGGCGCGTGCCGATTATATTGCGTTACACGGTGAGGAAGAGAAGCCGGACGGCAGCAGGCTTAAGCTGTTTGATCCGCTGCACCCGTATTTGTATAAGTACGTGAACGGCTATGAGGCTGTTCCGCTGCTGAAATGTATTTTCGACAAGGGCAGCCTCGTTTATGAGCTGCCATCCCTTGCGCAGGTTAGGCAGTTCCATCAGGAGCAGCTGAGCAGCTTTCTGCCGGAAGTGAAGCGCAAGCTGAACCCGGAATTTTATCCGATTCATCTAAGCGAGAAAACGTGGCAGATGAAGATGGATTTGATTCAGCAGCATCAAGAGTAG
- a CDS encoding cation:proton antiporter, producing MDHLVLEIGLAVTLIALVGLLANKVKFSVIPFYILIGMAVGPHAPKFGVFDFRFIESAPFIEFLGRLGVLFLLFYLGLEFSVGRLMKSGKSIAVGGTIYIVINFTLGLVYGFSLGFPLEETLIMAGITTISSSAIVAKVLVDLKRTANRETEMILGIIMFEDVFLAVYISILSGLVLSGSSSVGGVLLSASYALGFMLLILVVGRKAVPLLNKILNIRSNELFLLLIFGALFLVAGFSETIHVAEAIGALLVGLVLAETAHMKRIEHLILPFRDFFGAIFFFSFGLTIDPTALGGAVWLSLGAVALTLFGNVLAGMLAGKSAGLSPKASANIGLTIVSRGEFSIIMANLGKAGGLMELLQPFAALYVLLLAILGPLLTKESKLIYNGMNKVFRFDHKKAKDKEPLKEPDVSN from the coding sequence ATGGACCATCTGGTGCTGGAGATTGGTCTCGCCGTCACTTTGATTGCCCTAGTAGGCTTACTTGCAAATAAAGTAAAATTTTCAGTCATTCCGTTTTATATTTTGATCGGGATGGCTGTGGGGCCGCATGCTCCAAAATTCGGCGTTTTCGATTTCCGCTTTATCGAAAGCGCCCCCTTCATTGAATTTCTCGGCCGATTAGGCGTATTGTTCCTGCTCTTCTATCTCGGTCTGGAATTTTCGGTCGGACGTCTGATGAAATCAGGTAAAAGCATCGCCGTAGGCGGTACCATTTATATTGTTATCAATTTCACGCTTGGACTTGTTTATGGCTTCTCCCTAGGCTTCCCGCTTGAGGAAACGCTCATAATGGCCGGTATTACAACGATCTCTTCAAGCGCCATCGTTGCGAAGGTGCTCGTGGACTTGAAGCGAACCGCGAATCGTGAAACCGAGATGATTCTCGGCATTATTATGTTCGAGGATGTTTTCCTCGCTGTGTATATTTCCATTCTCTCCGGGCTTGTACTCAGCGGCTCCAGCTCGGTTGGCGGTGTACTCCTCTCCGCATCCTATGCGCTTGGATTTATGCTCCTTATACTCGTAGTTGGTCGCAAAGCTGTTCCTCTGTTGAACAAAATATTAAATATCCGCTCGAATGAGTTGTTTCTTCTGTTGATCTTTGGCGCATTGTTTCTGGTTGCAGGCTTTTCTGAAACGATTCACGTCGCCGAAGCAATCGGCGCCCTTCTCGTGGGACTAGTACTTGCCGAAACCGCTCATATGAAACGGATCGAGCATCTGATCCTGCCTTTCCGTGATTTCTTCGGCGCAATATTCTTCTTCAGCTTCGGTCTGACGATTGATCCAACAGCGCTCGGAGGCGCAGTATGGCTATCGCTAGGTGCTGTTGCCCTTACGCTATTCGGGAACGTGCTCGCAGGCATGCTGGCGGGCAAAAGCGCAGGGCTATCGCCTAAAGCTTCCGCGAATATTGGACTGACGATCGTCTCGCGTGGCGAGTTTTCGATTATTATGGCGAATCTCGGCAAAGCCGGAGGATTAATGGAATTGCTTCAGCCCTTTGCTGCCTTATATGTACTGCTGCTTGCGATTTTGGGGCCATTGCTCACCAAGGAATCCAAGCTCATTTACAACGGCATGAACAAAGTATTCCGCTTTGACCACAAGAAGGCTAAAGACAAAGAACCACTCAAAGAGCCGGACGTGTCCAATTAA